The uncultured Methanomethylovorans sp. genome contains a region encoding:
- a CDS encoding AIR carboxylase family protein, with protein MIDIAVIMGSESDRAITNRVTSILDDSKYTYDVQVISAHRNPDALDEYIAGSSAKVFIAIAGLSAALPGVIASKTKKPVIGVPVSAKMMGLDALLSIAQMPPGVPVASVGIDNGANAAHLAIRILDLH; from the coding sequence ATGATAGATATAGCAGTAATAATGGGATCAGAATCAGACCGTGCCATAACGAACCGTGTAACAAGTATACTGGATGACAGTAAGTATACTTATGATGTGCAGGTGATTTCAGCACATCGCAACCCAGATGCCCTTGATGAATATATTGCAGGAAGCAGTGCCAAGGTATTTATTGCAATTGCGGGGTTATCTGCCGCATTACCGGGAGTTATTGCATCAAAAACTAAAAAGCCGGTAATAGGAGTGCCAGTGAGTGCAAAAATGATGGGACTTGACGCATTATTATCAATTGCCCAGATGCCTCCTGGTGTGCCCGTAGCAAGCGTAGGTATTGATAACGGTGCAAATGCCGCACATCTTGCCATTAGAATACTTGACCTGCATTAA
- a CDS encoding 2-oxoacid:acceptor oxidoreductase subunit alpha, giving the protein MDHDINIRVGGEAGQGIQTIGLALAQTFQKTGLYVFSTQYYLSRVRGGHNYFQIRVSDSPIKAISDRLDLLIALDSTSVEKHMVELNDGIVLLDREEVKITNDNRQIFNVPFQQIARDIGGSKLYASTVATGAVLGLLCCNLKVLEDILKNTFAKKGEDIININIKAARAGYEYAQENYSGKCKYSFEKVNQKTKTMLINGNDSVGLGALAAGVQFLASYPMTPSTGVMNYIAAHADKFNVVVEQAEDEISALNMVLGASFAGARAMTTTSGGGFCLMTEALGLAGMTETPAVIFLGQRPGPATGLPTMTEQGDLLFALYAAQGEFPRCILAPKTPDDAFYLTAKAFNLADKYQIPVFIMSDQYLADSQFTCERFDASKITIDRHMLSDDELGSMETYKRYTIPPDGISPRALPGQSKHVVVADSDEHNEEGHIDQTADNRILMMEKRMRKLNGLTKEMEAPEVYGPHEADVTLIGWGSSYGPLTETVDILNKEGQSLNLVHFNHIFPMNKEAIRSLILKKGTTVCVESNATGQFAKILKTEADIPVDMNLLRYDGMPFTSGYLIRALREKKVI; this is encoded by the coding sequence ATGGACCATGATATAAATATAAGAGTGGGAGGAGAAGCTGGCCAAGGCATACAAACAATAGGACTTGCACTAGCCCAGACCTTTCAGAAAACTGGCTTATACGTTTTTTCAACACAGTACTATTTATCACGAGTGCGTGGAGGACATAATTATTTCCAGATAAGAGTGAGTGATAGTCCAATCAAAGCAATTTCTGATAGGTTGGACCTATTGATAGCACTGGACAGCACATCAGTTGAAAAACACATGGTGGAGCTCAATGATGGAATAGTACTACTTGACAGAGAAGAAGTGAAAATTACAAACGATAACAGACAGATATTCAATGTACCATTCCAACAGATAGCAAGAGACATAGGTGGCAGCAAACTATATGCAAGCACTGTAGCTACCGGAGCTGTACTGGGCCTGCTTTGCTGTAATCTAAAAGTCCTAGAAGATATTTTAAAGAATACTTTTGCAAAAAAAGGAGAAGACATAATCAACATCAACATAAAAGCTGCAAGAGCTGGTTACGAATATGCTCAAGAGAATTATTCTGGAAAATGCAAATACTCTTTTGAAAAAGTCAACCAAAAAACGAAGACGATGCTCATAAATGGAAACGATTCAGTAGGGCTTGGTGCGCTTGCAGCAGGCGTGCAATTCCTCGCCTCGTATCCCATGACTCCTTCTACGGGAGTTATGAACTACATAGCTGCACATGCAGATAAGTTCAATGTTGTAGTGGAACAGGCAGAAGACGAGATTAGTGCTCTGAACATGGTATTGGGAGCCTCTTTTGCTGGTGCCAGAGCCATGACTACCACATCAGGAGGAGGATTTTGCCTTATGACCGAAGCCTTGGGACTTGCGGGCATGACCGAAACACCTGCGGTCATATTCCTTGGCCAACGCCCAGGACCTGCCACCGGGTTGCCTACAATGACCGAACAGGGTGACCTTTTGTTCGCATTGTATGCTGCACAAGGAGAGTTCCCGCGGTGTATACTTGCCCCAAAAACCCCCGATGATGCATTTTACCTCACAGCAAAGGCTTTTAACCTGGCTGACAAGTACCAGATACCCGTATTCATCATGAGTGATCAGTACCTTGCAGACTCTCAGTTCACATGTGAGCGGTTCGATGCTTCAAAGATCACAATTGATAGACATATGTTGTCTGATGACGAACTTGGATCTATGGAAACATACAAACGCTATACTATTCCTCCTGATGGCATTTCACCCCGTGCCCTTCCTGGCCAGAGTAAACATGTTGTAGTTGCAGATAGTGACGAACATAATGAAGAGGGACATATTGACCAGACAGCTGATAACCGCATCCTCATGATGGAAAAGAGGATGAGGAAATTAAATGGACTTACGAAAGAAATGGAAGCACCTGAAGTATATGGACCTCACGAAGCAGATGTTACTCTTATTGGATGGGGATCATCATATGGCCCCCTTACAGAAACAGTGGATATTCTGAACAAAGAAGGACAAAGTCTGAATCTCGTACATTTCAACCATATATTTCCAATGAACAAGGAAGCCATAAGGAGTCTAATACTAAAAAAAGGAACTACCGTGTGTGTGGAAAGTAATGCGACTGGCCAATTTGCAAAAATATTGAAAACAGAGGCTGATATACCTGTTGATATGAACTTGCTGAGGTATGACGGTATGCCCTTCACTTCTGGATACTTAATACGTGCCCTGCGAGAAAAGAAGGTGATCTGA
- a CDS encoding chorismate mutase: MSSIEEVRGEIQQIDRDIVGLIKKRTELAEKVLESKIQTGLAINDETQNKVVLERAVDNAIEFNLDTNPVKSIFKILIEMSIERQQELSGKGKFP, from the coding sequence ATGAGTTCCATAGAAGAAGTACGTGGTGAGATCCAACAGATAGACAGGGATATTGTTGGCCTCATTAAGAAACGCACAGAACTTGCAGAAAAAGTACTTGAGTCGAAGATACAGACAGGTCTGGCGATCAACGACGAGACACAGAATAAAGTCGTCCTTGAAAGAGCAGTGGATAATGCAATCGAATTTAATCTCGATACAAATCCTGTGAAATCGATATTCAAAATACTCATTGAAATGAGCATAGAAAGACAGCAGGAGCTTAGCGGAAAGGGCAAGTTTCCCTGA
- a CDS encoding 4Fe-4S binding protein: protein MNEVVFGTKDDKQLMYLPEKCIGCGTCVMACPKGIITIGSVGAVARGLIDKDYLENDPSGCIMCGICAKTCPIGALDMRQGGKSINDSTYVSFSLKSTNVSESCVHCGLCEQICPQGCIEVRQWLASDGSAKVDGETKINNDCCVHCGWCASVCPVNAITVQKPFAGTWVRNEETCTACRSCVDTCPCNALFNPEWEAGERVDKVAQRADACIYCGACDMACPVNAITVTKTQIIPEVDKKVIIEKKLLNVKAPRPTLTSVLMTDEDACLGCGNCVIMCPVNAQANKNLAAGYLNEVESKKILEVRNGTVKVVNQDVCGSDGACIMICPVNAIWFERREC from the coding sequence ATGAATGAAGTAGTGTTTGGAACGAAGGACGACAAGCAACTTATGTACCTTCCTGAGAAGTGCATAGGTTGTGGAACCTGCGTCATGGCATGTCCTAAAGGAATCATTACTATCGGTTCCGTGGGGGCTGTTGCCAGAGGCCTTATTGACAAGGACTATCTGGAAAACGATCCATCAGGTTGTATCATGTGTGGCATATGTGCCAAAACCTGTCCCATCGGCGCATTGGATATGAGGCAAGGTGGGAAATCTATCAATGACAGCACCTACGTAAGCTTTTCCCTGAAATCAACAAATGTGAGTGAAAGTTGTGTACACTGTGGATTGTGCGAACAGATATGTCCGCAGGGATGCATTGAGGTAAGGCAGTGGCTGGCATCAGACGGCAGTGCGAAAGTCGATGGTGAGACCAAGATCAATAACGATTGTTGTGTACACTGCGGCTGGTGTGCTTCAGTATGTCCCGTAAATGCTATCACTGTGCAGAAGCCGTTTGCTGGAACATGGGTAAGAAATGAGGAAACCTGTACAGCTTGCCGCTCATGTGTTGATACATGTCCATGCAATGCTCTTTTCAATCCGGAGTGGGAAGCTGGGGAGAGAGTGGATAAGGTAGCCCAGCGTGCTGATGCATGTATCTACTGTGGGGCATGTGACATGGCTTGCCCTGTAAATGCTATTACTGTAACTAAAACCCAAATTATTCCCGAAGTGGATAAGAAAGTTATCATCGAGAAAAAGTTGCTCAATGTCAAGGCACCTAGGCCCACGCTTACTTCTGTGCTGATGACAGATGAGGATGCTTGTCTTGGTTGTGGCAACTGTGTCATTATGTGCCCAGTGAATGCTCAGGCCAACAAGAACCTTGCTGCAGGATATCTTAATGAAGTAGAGAGCAAGAAGATTCTTGAGGTAAGGAACGGTACCGTCAAGGTGGTCAATCAGGATGTATGTGGCTCAGATGGTGCTTGTATCATGATCTGTCCTGTGAATGCCATTTGGTTCGAGAGAAGGGAGTGTTAG
- a CDS encoding RNA polymerase Rpb4 family protein: protein MIVKNILSEELLTISEVREMLNGIMEERLSKEEELRYELRKAINHAEMFSRMSAQKSRELVNKLMELEKMKPEIAVRIADLAPQSRDELRTLYAKERYTLSESELDSILDLVSEAVE from the coding sequence ATGATAGTAAAGAACATTCTAAGTGAAGAACTTCTGACAATCTCAGAGGTCAGGGAGATGCTCAATGGGATCATGGAGGAGCGCCTAAGCAAAGAGGAAGAGCTCCGGTATGAGCTACGTAAGGCTATAAACCATGCAGAGATGTTCTCAAGGATGAGCGCCCAGAAGTCAAGGGAACTCGTTAACAAGCTCATGGAGCTGGAAAAGATGAAACCTGAGATTGCTGTACGGATAGCTGATCTCGCTCCTCAAAGCAGGGATGAGCTTAGGACCCTGTACGCAAAGGAGAGGTACACACTTTCCGAATCCGAGCTGGACTCGATATTGGACCTTGTGAGTGAGGCAGTAGAATAG
- a CDS encoding HemK2/MTQ2 family protein methyltransferase: MMPCLTYRNACVEFVDDVYEPAEDSFLLADAALVFVNRGIKILEIGTGTGFVSAVIQSNMDVDLLATDINPHAVKCASVNGVPIIRADMFSAFKPVQYFDMILFNPPYLPTLEEDRVPGWLNYAFDGGVDGTDSLRRFLESVGLYLCPTGIVLLLVSSLTGVEQTISWMQEFGLEAEVVAREKCFFEELIVLKGTLNSKNR; this comes from the coding sequence ATGATGCCCTGCCTCACCTACAGAAATGCCTGTGTGGAATTTGTAGATGATGTTTATGAGCCCGCTGAAGACTCTTTTCTACTTGCGGATGCAGCTCTTGTTTTTGTAAATAGAGGCATAAAAATACTGGAAATAGGTACCGGCACAGGTTTTGTTTCTGCGGTAATACAATCTAACATGGATGTGGATCTCCTTGCAACAGATATAAATCCGCATGCTGTGAAATGCGCATCTGTTAATGGCGTTCCGATCATTAGAGCGGATATGTTCTCTGCTTTCAAGCCCGTTCAGTATTTTGATATGATCCTTTTCAATCCTCCTTATCTTCCTACTTTAGAAGAGGATAGGGTCCCCGGCTGGCTCAACTACGCTTTTGACGGCGGTGTTGACGGCACAGATTCCCTTCGCAGGTTCCTTGAAAGTGTTGGACTTTATCTTTGTCCAACTGGAATCGTATTGCTGCTGGTTTCTTCGCTCACTGGTGTAGAACAGACAATATCCTGGATGCAAGAATTTGGTCTTGAAGCAGAAGTAGTGGCAAGAGAAAAGTGCTTTTTTGAGGAACTTATAGTACTGAAGGGCACTTTAAATAGCAAAAATCGATGA
- a CDS encoding 50S ribosomal protein L21e, with the protein MSHGERHCTRYKLKKTIRERGISPVSKAIQEFNNGQMVHIDIDPSVQKGMPNPKFQGSTGKVIGQRGRAYLLQVRDGNSMKEVISLPQHLKPQK; encoded by the coding sequence ATGTCACATGGTGAGAGACACTGTACAAGGTACAAATTGAAGAAGACCATAAGGGAAAGAGGAATTTCCCCTGTAAGTAAGGCTATTCAGGAATTCAATAACGGACAGATGGTACACATTGATATAGATCCAAGCGTCCAAAAAGGGATGCCAAACCCAAAATTCCAGGGGAGCACAGGCAAAGTAATTGGCCAGAGGGGAAGAGCTTATCTATTGCAGGTGAGGGATGGAAACTCTATGAAAGAGGTAATTTCTCTTCCGCAGCACCTGAAACCCCAAAAGTGA
- a CDS encoding 2-oxoacid:ferredoxin oxidoreductase subunit beta, whose amino-acid sequence MVTMDDYLEIETEWCPGCGNFAILKAIKKALVNLGKEPREVLIVSGIGQAGKLPHYMKCNTFNGLHGRTLPPATGAKIANHELTVLTVGGDGDAYGEGGNHIIHAIRRNPNITTIVNDNQIYGLTKGQASPTSELGMKTKVQTYGVVNTPLNPLALAISLDCSFVARGYAGNIEHLTGILEEAINHRGFALVDILQPCVSFNKLNTFKWYAERVYRLDEEGYVPNDRITAFERSLEWGDKIPIGIFYKKEKTTLEDGFSALKEGTLISRAKDHALVDELIDSFM is encoded by the coding sequence ATGGTTACAATGGATGACTATCTTGAAATTGAAACGGAATGGTGCCCTGGATGTGGGAACTTTGCAATACTGAAAGCTATCAAGAAAGCACTGGTGAACCTCGGAAAGGAACCTAGGGAGGTTCTTATAGTATCTGGCATAGGACAGGCCGGTAAGCTTCCCCATTATATGAAATGTAATACTTTTAACGGACTGCATGGAAGAACACTGCCACCAGCTACTGGAGCAAAAATAGCCAACCATGAATTGACAGTTCTCACTGTAGGCGGTGACGGGGATGCCTATGGAGAAGGAGGAAACCATATAATTCATGCTATCAGGCGTAACCCGAACATAACTACTATAGTAAATGATAACCAGATATATGGCCTTACCAAAGGCCAGGCATCCCCTACAAGCGAACTTGGTATGAAGACCAAGGTTCAGACCTACGGAGTGGTTAATACACCACTTAATCCTCTCGCTCTTGCAATCTCCCTGGATTGTTCCTTTGTGGCAAGAGGATATGCAGGAAATATCGAGCATCTGACAGGTATTCTGGAAGAAGCGATAAATCATCGGGGTTTCGCATTAGTAGATATCCTTCAACCCTGCGTATCTTTTAATAAACTCAACACATTCAAGTGGTACGCAGAAAGAGTGTATAGGCTTGATGAAGAAGGATATGTGCCTAATGACCGGATAACTGCTTTTGAGAGATCTCTGGAATGGGGAGATAAGATTCCCATCGGTATATTTTACAAGAAAGAAAAAACTACTCTTGAAGACGGGTTTAGTGCACTTAAAGAGGGAACGCTAATAAGCAGGGCAAAGGATCATGCTCTAGTAGATGAATTGATAGATTCCTTTATGTGA
- a CDS encoding shikimate kinase, whose amino-acid sequence MSYTGHAYALGAGTIVNAIATWKGSAFAVDLKTFADIELYDGKGDITGTIEGIPDADTRLIKRTAELVLQYFNVDMHGSVKTKSEIPLASGLKSSSAAANATVLATLDALGEEMDPLDAVKIGVQAALEVGVSITGAFDDACASFFGGIVVTDNKLKELEHREEKEKDVLIFAPDKKSFSATTNVARSQAIAPWVDMAYKLALEGNYEEAMTLNGFLYCGALGFETEPMMLALEAGVKGVTLSGTGPSYVALVDTASGSKLKESWSGLEISGSLISTKIYNKKAKKLAGCDHK is encoded by the coding sequence ATGAGTTATACGGGACATGCATATGCCTTGGGTGCGGGCACAATAGTAAATGCGATAGCTACCTGGAAAGGCTCGGCTTTTGCAGTGGACCTGAAAACATTTGCCGATATAGAACTTTATGATGGCAAAGGAGACATAACAGGTACTATCGAGGGTATACCTGATGCTGATACACGGCTAATAAAGAGAACTGCAGAACTGGTACTACAATATTTCAATGTAGATATGCATGGTTCTGTCAAGACTAAAAGTGAAATTCCTCTTGCCAGTGGCTTAAAAAGCAGCAGTGCAGCAGCTAATGCCACAGTCCTTGCGACGTTGGACGCCTTAGGTGAAGAAATGGACCCACTTGATGCAGTAAAAATTGGAGTACAAGCTGCTTTGGAAGTAGGTGTTAGCATAACCGGTGCCTTTGACGATGCATGTGCCTCCTTTTTTGGTGGGATAGTGGTTACAGATAATAAATTAAAAGAACTGGAACACAGAGAAGAAAAAGAAAAAGACGTACTTATATTTGCACCTGACAAAAAGTCTTTTAGTGCTACAACCAACGTAGCAAGGTCACAAGCAATTGCTCCATGGGTAGATATGGCATACAAGCTGGCATTAGAGGGAAACTATGAAGAGGCAATGACCCTTAATGGATTCCTCTATTGTGGTGCTCTGGGTTTTGAGACAGAACCAATGATGTTGGCCCTGGAAGCAGGAGTAAAAGGAGTTACGCTTTCAGGCACAGGACCTTCTTATGTGGCACTTGTGGATACTGCTTCCGGGTCAAAACTAAAAGAAAGCTGGTCTGGGCTTGAGATAAGCGGAAGCCTGATAAGTACTAAGATATATAATAAAAAAGCAAAAAAACTCGCCGGCTGTGATCACAAATGA
- the rsmA gene encoding 16S rRNA (adenine(1518)-N(6)/adenine(1519)-N(6))-dimethyltransferase RsmA, translated as MVRSILRHYGIHGGQHDQHFLVDEGILDRIVESAHIVPGETVLEIGAGIGNLTERLLPLANKVIAIELDPKLVAVLGDRFKDQEKLQLIHGDVLEVALPPFDKVVANLPYSISSEITFKLFKHDFRLGILMYQYEFAQRMVAKSGSGDYSRLTVNTAYFADASIIMKVPKGVFSPPPQVESAVVKICPRPAPFPVTDRDFFLNFVTAIFTKRRKKIKNAIIESNHMLGIRDVKKVVSRLPEDMMALRPENLDPAQLAALSNMILALQQEA; from the coding sequence TTGGTCCGTAGTATACTACGCCATTATGGCATACATGGAGGGCAGCATGACCAGCACTTTCTTGTGGATGAGGGGATCCTGGATAGGATAGTTGAGTCTGCGCATATTGTTCCAGGCGAGACTGTTCTGGAAATTGGTGCTGGTATAGGCAATCTTACAGAGCGTTTATTGCCTCTTGCAAATAAAGTAATAGCAATAGAACTTGATCCAAAGCTCGTAGCCGTATTAGGAGACAGGTTCAAAGATCAAGAAAAGCTACAGCTCATACATGGTGACGTGTTGGAGGTAGCATTACCTCCTTTCGATAAAGTGGTTGCAAATCTTCCATACTCTATTTCTTCAGAAATCACATTCAAGCTATTCAAACATGATTTCAGGTTAGGCATACTCATGTATCAATATGAGTTCGCCCAGCGCATGGTTGCAAAGTCCGGGTCAGGGGACTATAGCAGATTAACAGTTAACACTGCATACTTTGCAGATGCTTCAATTATAATGAAGGTTCCAAAAGGCGTTTTTTCTCCCCCCCCTCAAGTAGAGTCTGCGGTAGTAAAGATCTGTCCCCGCCCTGCTCCTTTCCCTGTAACCGACAGAGACTTTTTCCTGAATTTTGTTACGGCTATTTTTACTAAAAGAAGAAAGAAAATAAAGAATGCCATTATAGAAAGCAATCATATGCTAGGCATACGGGATGTCAAAAAGGTTGTTTCCAGACTGCCGGAGGATATGATGGCATTAAGGCCTGAGAACCTGGATCCGGCACAACTTGCTGCTTTATCCAATATGATACTTGCATTGCAGCAGGAGGCATGA
- a CDS encoding ATPase domain-containing protein gives MERVPTGIANLDKKIGGGYPRGKGILLTGVPGTGKTIFGLHLLYQSCSDGKKCVLIATEESPEDLLEQAGMLGMRLEPFLERGSLTIKQVLEIRAGAVARAAHLVDGFNNTEIDLIEECKLDRSFRHDQVGFNIGEMDLVDVIKLVPEGTDILVVDNLGVLAFGLDIKHFRDKFDTLNRLLASKKITVVYVMDDAAYQITHQIADYSTHGAIKLFIKENPYTGKMERFMNIPKMRSTSISLDSILFDITASGIELKGAKGKIVDMS, from the coding sequence ATGGAGCGCGTCCCTACAGGCATAGCAAATCTTGATAAAAAAATAGGTGGAGGTTACCCACGTGGGAAAGGGATACTTTTGACAGGTGTTCCTGGTACCGGTAAGACTATATTTGGTCTCCATCTGTTGTACCAATCCTGTTCGGATGGTAAAAAGTGTGTTCTCATAGCAACTGAAGAGTCTCCAGAAGATTTGCTTGAGCAAGCCGGAATGCTTGGCATGAGACTAGAACCTTTTTTAGAAAGGGGTTCGCTTACTATTAAACAGGTGCTGGAAATAAGAGCAGGAGCTGTAGCCAGGGCAGCGCATCTTGTAGATGGGTTCAATAACACTGAGATCGATCTTATCGAGGAGTGTAAGCTTGACAGGTCATTCAGGCATGATCAAGTAGGTTTTAACATTGGTGAGATGGATCTTGTAGACGTGATCAAGCTCGTTCCTGAAGGTACTGATATACTGGTCGTGGATAACCTTGGAGTACTTGCCTTTGGTTTGGACATTAAGCATTTCAGAGATAAGTTTGATACTCTTAACCGTCTGCTAGCTTCTAAAAAAATAACTGTAGTGTATGTAATGGACGATGCTGCGTACCAGATTACTCATCAGATAGCTGATTATTCAACCCACGGAGCTATAAAGCTGTTCATAAAGGAAAATCCGTATACCGGAAAAATGGAACGCTTCATGAATATTCCAAAAATGCGTAGTACCTCAATATCATTAGATTCAATTCTATTTGATATCACAGCTTCAGGAATAGAACTGAAAGGTGCCAAGGGTAAGATAGTAGATATGAGTTAA
- a CDS encoding methanogen output domain 1-containing protein, which yields MPDEPKSKVLIIDDEPMNVELLQAYLGSEYVTVSASDGKEALVKVSEEKPDIILLDVMMPEMNGYEVCKLIKADEVTKFLPVVMVTALSNREDRIKGVEAGADDFLIKPVDKVELTARIKSLLRIKHLHSSLQQEMDKLEMQNRVRSVLTRIIPTLFKTVPSEQKSMIIHQMTNMVVDSMLEGLMDEDIESKNNSLGEVSCMLLNQLGGSFEFKSDPEDNASFYVVGTKCPWGAQEAQLNPILCNLTRGVIVRLTERIGDEVDLEVLSTMGNGDEKCIFKLIK from the coding sequence ATGCCAGACGAACCAAAATCAAAAGTGCTTATAATAGATGATGAGCCAATGAATGTGGAACTCCTCCAGGCATATCTAGGCTCTGAATATGTCACAGTTTCTGCATCAGATGGTAAAGAAGCACTCGTAAAGGTGAGTGAAGAAAAACCAGACATTATACTGTTAGATGTTATGATGCCGGAAATGAATGGTTATGAGGTATGTAAGCTCATTAAAGCAGATGAAGTTACAAAATTCTTACCTGTAGTTATGGTGACAGCGCTCTCAAACAGGGAGGATCGAATAAAGGGTGTAGAGGCTGGAGCTGATGATTTTCTTATAAAGCCAGTGGATAAAGTAGAACTAACTGCAAGAATAAAGTCTCTTCTTAGAATTAAACACCTGCATAGCAGTTTACAACAGGAAATGGATAAACTTGAAATGCAGAATCGTGTAAGGTCTGTACTTACAAGAATAATTCCAACTCTTTTTAAAACTGTACCGTCAGAACAAAAAAGCATGATAATTCATCAAATGACAAATATGGTAGTGGATTCAATGCTAGAAGGTCTAATGGATGAAGATATTGAAAGTAAAAATAATTCTCTTGGAGAAGTATCCTGCATGTTGCTGAATCAGCTAGGAGGTAGCTTTGAATTTAAATCCGATCCTGAAGATAATGCCTCTTTTTATGTAGTAGGAACTAAGTGTCCATGGGGGGCTCAAGAGGCACAGTTGAATCCTATCCTATGTAATCTTACAAGAGGAGTTATTGTAAGATTAACTGAAAGAATAGGTGATGAAGTTGATCTAGAGGTGCTTTCAACTATGGGTAATGGGGATGAAAAATGTATTTTCAAGCTTATCAAGTAA
- a CDS encoding DUF655 domain-containing protein yields MMTRGKSPDREDYAWIIDYLPYGSSVDSKPSYQKKPIVQAVGEKHFVLMELVPKENSVPQIQSRVYIGEGDRDIIDHVKHRISFNELSHGSQLELPYILEQMVILDEQRFVDFFNDAHPITNRLHMLELLPGIGKKLMWAIIDERKKGMFTSLKELHGRIGGLHSPEKIISNRIIDELKDDNIKYRLFTIPLRRNKQE; encoded by the coding sequence ATGATGACGAGGGGAAAATCACCTGATCGAGAGGATTATGCATGGATCATAGATTACCTGCCTTATGGCAGTAGTGTGGATTCCAAGCCGTCCTATCAGAAAAAGCCTATCGTTCAGGCTGTAGGGGAAAAACACTTTGTTCTCATGGAACTAGTGCCAAAAGAGAACTCAGTGCCTCAGATTCAGTCAAGGGTTTACATAGGTGAAGGTGATCGTGATATAATCGATCATGTCAAGCACAGGATCAGTTTCAATGAACTAAGTCATGGATCTCAACTAGAACTTCCATATATACTTGAACAAATGGTGATTCTTGATGAGCAGCGTTTTGTGGATTTCTTTAACGATGCGCATCCGATCACCAATCGGTTACACATGTTGGAATTACTTCCGGGCATTGGAAAGAAACTCATGTGGGCTATCATTGATGAACGCAAAAAAGGCATGTTTACCAGTCTTAAGGAACTCCATGGAAGGATTGGAGGCCTGCATTCTCCTGAGAAAATCATATCTAACCGTATAATCGATGAGCTCAAGGATGATAATATCAAATACAGGCTTTTCACTATACCTCTGCGCCGTAATAAGCAGGAATGA